The proteins below come from a single Treponema phagedenis genomic window:
- a CDS encoding HEPN domain-containing protein, whose amino-acid sequence MVRASGKKRQDDLDFCFISLWISFNAIYADDLNEIGDRSAVTGFLKKLSDLDTDKLLYALVWDTFFDNIRILLNNQYSFQPFWDEYNKPKTTTANSWEERFESEKKKVTKAMGTQNTAHLLTIVFRRLYTLRNQIIHGGATYNSSTNQSQKKEACRFLLTIIPAIINIIMDNYNEDWGIPYYPVVK is encoded by the coding sequence TTGGTTAGAGCAAGCGGAAAAAAAAGACAAGATGATCTTGATTTTTGTTTTATCAGTCTTTGGATATCTTTCAACGCAATATATGCGGATGACCTGAACGAGATAGGAGATAGGAGCGCTGTTACCGGCTTCCTGAAAAAGCTCAGCGATTTAGACACGGATAAATTGCTATATGCTCTTGTATGGGATACTTTTTTCGACAATATTAGAATTCTTTTAAACAATCAATATTCATTTCAACCTTTTTGGGATGAGTATAATAAACCGAAGACAACCACAGCGAATTCTTGGGAAGAACGGTTTGAATCTGAAAAGAAAAAGGTTACAAAAGCAATGGGGACGCAAAACACCGCCCATCTTTTAACAATTGTGTTTAGGCGCTTATATACATTGCGTAATCAAATTATTCATGGAGGTGCAACATATAACAGCAGTACGAATCAATCGCAAAAAAAAGAAGCTTGCAGATTTTTGCTTACTATTATTCCTGCAATTATTAACATAATCATGGATAATTACAATGAAGATTGGGGAATACCGTATTATCCCGTGGTGAAATAA
- a CDS encoding amino acid--tRNA ligase-related protein, giving the protein MDIEALEFRALCLQTARDFFIENNYLELDTPALAAALIPETCLEVFQTEAIQPFMPKESAKKLFLVPSPEVFIKPVIAQTKRSVFQISKCYRNGESVGRIHSPEFTMLEYYTMNADYKDSIKITESFFCFIIDKIKNHPLASPEACNFFAEGFQLLTMEDAFIRYAGFSLAEQDSVKKLAEQARRLDLASGTEFAHYGWDDLYELILVHCIEPALPKKRCVALMDYPAEVPCLAKNKAFTIQTAEGKTVTRQVKERWEVYAGGIELANCYTEERDSDTVTRYFAEEAALKEKTALVPHPSVKNFGDICAQMPPCSGVALGMDRLIALLAGRKTIDSFFYA; this is encoded by the coding sequence ATGGATATTGAAGCGCTTGAATTTCGTGCGTTATGCTTGCAGACCGCACGGGATTTTTTTATTGAAAATAATTATCTTGAATTGGATACGCCGGCATTGGCAGCCGCGCTTATTCCAGAAACCTGTTTAGAGGTTTTTCAAACCGAAGCTATTCAGCCTTTTATGCCAAAAGAATCTGCAAAAAAGCTGTTTTTAGTTCCTTCTCCTGAAGTTTTTATTAAACCGGTGATTGCGCAAACCAAACGTTCTGTTTTTCAAATCTCAAAATGTTATCGGAACGGTGAGTCTGTCGGAAGGATTCACAGCCCCGAATTTACCATGCTTGAGTATTATACAATGAATGCGGACTATAAAGATTCAATCAAAATAACAGAATCTTTTTTTTGCTTTATTATCGATAAAATAAAAAACCATCCGCTTGCAAGTCCCGAAGCATGTAATTTTTTTGCCGAAGGTTTTCAGCTTCTTACGATGGAAGATGCTTTTATCCGTTATGCAGGCTTTTCACTTGCCGAGCAAGACAGCGTTAAAAAACTTGCAGAACAGGCAAGGCGGCTTGACCTTGCTTCCGGCACGGAGTTTGCCCATTACGGTTGGGATGATTTATATGAACTTATTTTGGTGCATTGTATTGAACCGGCTTTGCCAAAAAAGCGCTGTGTTGCGTTAATGGATTATCCGGCAGAAGTTCCTTGCCTTGCAAAAAACAAAGCTTTCACCATTCAAACGGCGGAAGGAAAAACCGTTACGCGGCAGGTAAAAGAGCGCTGGGAAGTGTATGCGGGCGGAATTGAATTGGCAAACTGTTATACCGAAGAACGAGACAGCGATACCGTCACCCGTTATTTTGCGGAAGAAGCGGCACTTAAAGAAAAAACCGCCTTAGTGCCGCACCCTTCGGTAAAAAACTTCGGTGATATTTGTGCACAAATGCCGCCCTGCTCTGGAGTCGCACTCGGTATGGACAGGCTTATTGCTTTACTTGCCGGCAGAAAAACTATTGATTCGTTTTTTTATGCATAA
- a CDS encoding flagellar hook-length control protein FliK, with protein sequence MQTLGIGAEILPLANTGDAELKEPSKKEAAEPVRKGDSFPAMLKKMIAKAMEGENPQEKQTLAADFHIHKETGTDNGRDVIENKKLASILKKDEKVLNFQKKDDKKGTFAFVDSKKNEPDVKNAKDKQISPKKSSIKQNKNLNLYVGKAEEFNIEKLQETIEINEPVLLFSSQKEVEEKLESSGKGKKKNKTNSATVVAEAAAKQDSLLAKLDSKLQKEEETAAVQKQSARTKKLVFDVQDLRTGEAEQGTIHEAGSEVRVSTETAPDATLEFRADSTVEGAAQNKQGVADAKPAQPQNVQSALLQQIQSASTDIVQSGKIILRDNNQGLIRINLKPEHLGTVKINLELSGDKKLTGRISVASKEAYEAFKESLHDLTVAFEQGGFETAGFDLQWFGESNAKAFSDENMFHSLSAYESNSGLKSGNEFTEKQIYSYGQAEAVNILA encoded by the coding sequence ATGCAGACACTTGGAATCGGCGCGGAAATTCTGCCTCTTGCCAATACAGGCGATGCGGAGCTAAAGGAGCCGAGTAAAAAAGAAGCTGCCGAACCTGTAAGAAAGGGAGATTCGTTTCCGGCAATGTTAAAAAAAATGATTGCAAAAGCCATGGAAGGAGAAAATCCGCAAGAAAAACAAACTCTTGCGGCAGATTTTCATATACACAAGGAAACAGGAACGGATAATGGTAGAGATGTTATAGAAAACAAAAAACTTGCTTCTATCTTAAAAAAAGATGAGAAGGTTTTAAATTTTCAGAAAAAAGATGACAAAAAAGGTACGTTTGCTTTTGTTGATTCGAAAAAAAACGAACCGGATGTAAAAAACGCAAAAGACAAACAAATCTCTCCCAAAAAGAGTTCTATAAAACAAAACAAGAATCTTAATTTATATGTCGGTAAGGCTGAAGAATTTAATATTGAAAAGTTACAGGAAACAATTGAAATAAATGAACCCGTGCTTCTTTTTTCTTCTCAAAAAGAAGTTGAAGAAAAACTTGAAAGCTCCGGTAAAGGTAAAAAGAAAAACAAAACAAATTCTGCAACGGTTGTTGCAGAAGCGGCGGCAAAGCAGGATTCTTTACTAGCAAAATTAGACAGCAAGCTTCAAAAAGAGGAAGAAACGGCTGCAGTGCAAAAACAAAGTGCACGAACAAAGAAGCTTGTTTTTGACGTGCAAGATCTTAGAACCGGAGAAGCGGAGCAAGGAACAATTCATGAGGCGGGTAGTGAAGTGCGTGTTTCCACGGAAACCGCTCCGGATGCAACGCTTGAATTTCGTGCTGATTCCACTGTAGAAGGGGCGGCTCAAAATAAGCAGGGTGTGGCGGATGCAAAGCCGGCTCAGCCGCAAAATGTGCAATCGGCTCTTTTGCAGCAGATACAAAGCGCAAGCACCGATATCGTTCAATCGGGAAAAATTATTCTAAGAGATAATAATCAAGGACTAATCCGCATAAACCTAAAACCAGAACATCTTGGAACGGTAAAAATAAACCTTGAACTTTCGGGGGATAAAAAACTGACCGGTAGAATATCGGTTGCTTCAAAAGAGGCGTATGAAGCGTTTAAAGAAAGCTTGCATGATTTAACGGTTGCCTTTGAGCAAGGCGGCTTTGAAACGGCGGGCTTTGATTTACAATGGTTTGGGGAAAGTAATGCAAAAGCATTTTCCGATGAAAATATGTTTCACTCTCTTTCCGCATATGAAAGCAATTCAGGCCTAAAATCAGGCAATGAATTTACCGAAAAGCAAATATACAGTTATGGACAAGCTGAAGCGGTTAATATTTTAGCATAA
- the flgD gene encoding flagellar hook assembly protein FlgD encodes MNTGAIQNAMAATQLFEMSPEEKTRLELDVNAFNKQIEIDGRKPKQELGKNDFLQLLIAQLSHQDPTAPMEDTQFVAQMAQFTSLEQMTNVSQSFEKLNNLLSGSEAVNAVGKQVNIEDGSIKVSGVITAATRGEIPQVQVDGKWYDWSTVKTVYIGEAQANR; translated from the coding sequence ATGAATACAGGTGCAATACAAAATGCAATGGCGGCAACACAATTATTTGAAATGAGTCCCGAAGAAAAGACTCGGCTTGAGTTGGATGTTAATGCCTTTAACAAACAAATTGAAATTGACGGACGCAAGCCGAAACAGGAGCTTGGAAAAAATGATTTTTTGCAACTTCTTATTGCGCAATTAAGTCATCAGGATCCGACCGCTCCAATGGAAGACACACAGTTTGTTGCGCAAATGGCGCAGTTTACCTCGCTTGAACAAATGACAAACGTAAGCCAGAGTTTTGAAAAACTGAACAACTTACTTTCCGGATCGGAGGCGGTGAATGCGGTTGGAAAGCAGGTAAATATTGAAGACGGTTCAATAAAGGTTTCCGGTGTCATCACTGCTGCTACACGAGGGGAAATTCCTCAAGTACAGGTTGACGGAAAATGGTACGATTGGTCTACGGTAAAAACCGTATATATAGGCGAAGCTCAGGCAAATCGCTAA
- the flgE gene encoding flagellar hook protein FlgE, whose product MMRSLFSGVSGMQNHQTRMDVIGNNVANVNTTGFKRGRVNFQDLISQQLSGASRPNEEVGGVNPKEVGLGVMVASIDTVHTQGALQTTGINTDIAIQGNGFFILKDGEKSFYTRAGAFGVDRDGTLVNPANGMRVQGWMAEDIEGQQIINTSDQTEDLIIPIGQKIDAKATTDVAYACNLDKRLPELPEGANQADILRSTWATDFNVYDTFGEQHKLQMVFSRVPGTNNQWLATVNVDPENQAGTETRVGIGTTDGTENTFIVSFDNYGHLASVTDTAGNVTAPAGQVLVQASYNVVGANPDEGGAPTRHTFNINLGEIGTSRNTITQFAERSTTKAYQQDGYAMGYLENFKIDQSGIITGVYSNGASREIGQLALAGFANQGGLEKAGENTYIQSNNSGIANITVSGVMGKGKLIAGTLEMSNVDLTDQFTDMIITQRGFQAGAKTIQTSDTMLETVLNLKR is encoded by the coding sequence ATGATGAGATCATTATTTTCCGGCGTTTCCGGAATGCAAAATCACCAGACAAGAATGGATGTTATCGGAAATAACGTCGCAAACGTGAATACCACAGGTTTTAAGCGCGGCAGAGTTAATTTCCAGGATTTAATTTCTCAACAATTGAGCGGTGCATCCCGTCCGAATGAAGAAGTCGGCGGTGTTAACCCGAAAGAAGTAGGGCTCGGTGTTATGGTCGCAAGCATTGATACGGTACACACACAAGGAGCCTTGCAAACTACCGGAATCAATACTGATATTGCGATACAAGGAAACGGATTCTTTATTTTAAAAGACGGAGAAAAGAGTTTCTACACAAGAGCAGGTGCATTCGGTGTTGACAGAGACGGCACATTGGTAAATCCTGCCAACGGAATGCGCGTGCAAGGTTGGATGGCGGAAGACATTGAGGGGCAGCAAATAATCAATACATCCGATCAAACCGAAGACTTAATTATTCCGATTGGTCAAAAAATTGATGCAAAGGCTACAACCGATGTTGCCTATGCGTGCAACCTTGATAAACGTTTACCCGAATTGCCCGAAGGTGCAAATCAAGCGGATATATTACGATCAACGTGGGCAACCGATTTTAACGTATACGATACTTTCGGGGAACAACATAAACTGCAGATGGTTTTCTCAAGGGTCCCCGGTACAAACAACCAGTGGCTCGCAACCGTAAATGTTGATCCGGAAAATCAGGCCGGAACGGAAACGCGTGTAGGTATTGGAACAACCGACGGAACGGAAAATACCTTTATTGTCAGCTTTGACAACTATGGGCATTTGGCCTCGGTTACCGACACGGCGGGAAATGTTACAGCGCCGGCGGGACAGGTTTTAGTGCAGGCTTCTTATAATGTTGTCGGCGCAAACCCTGATGAAGGCGGTGCTCCCACTCGTCATACTTTTAACATCAATCTTGGAGAAATAGGAACATCTCGCAATACGATTACACAGTTTGCCGAAAGAAGCACTACAAAAGCATATCAGCAGGACGGTTACGCAATGGGCTATCTTGAGAATTTCAAAATTGACCAAAGTGGTATTATCACCGGCGTATATTCAAACGGTGCAAGCCGTGAAATCGGGCAGCTTGCTTTGGCAGGTTTTGCCAACCAGGGCGGTTTGGAAAAAGCAGGGGAAAACACTTATATTCAATCGAACAACTCGGGTATTGCGAACATTACCGTATCAGGAGTTATGGGTAAAGGAAAGCTTATTGCAGGAACACTTGAAATGAGTAACGTGGATTTAACCGATCAATTTACCGACATGATTATTACACAAAGAGGGTTTCAGGCGGGAGCAAAAACCATTCAAACTTCCGATACAATGCTGGAAACTGTGTTGAATTTGAAACGGTAA
- a CDS encoding flagellar FlbD family protein: MIKVTRLNGKEYWINPHQIEIIESNPDVTLQMLSGKYYVVKEKPEEILNKIIEYRKCIGCFKNEL, translated from the coding sequence GTGATAAAGGTTACCAGATTAAACGGAAAAGAATATTGGATCAATCCTCACCAGATTGAAATTATCGAAAGCAACCCCGACGTAACTTTGCAAATGCTGTCGGGAAAATACTATGTGGTAAAAGAAAAGCCTGAAGAAATCCTCAATAAGATAATAGAATATCGAAAATGCATCGGGTGTTTTAAAAATGAGTTGTAA
- a CDS encoding motility protein A, with amino-acid sequence MDLASFIGFFGAFAIILMGGILGGSASGFFHLPSVFITVGGSYLTLFLAYPLSYTLGIFKVCARVFKSADFHEKEIVQRLYALAEKSRRTGLLALEEEIQDFDDEFMRTGLRNVVDGIDGEAIRNLMENELSHMEERHNRWISFINAWATLAPGYGMLGTVMGLIGMLMALEDKSSLGQNMAVALVTTLYGSLMANWLLIPMATKLGLQHEAEVKSKEMIIEGVLAIQAGDHPRILAQRLLVYLNPKDKRELEAELIKD; translated from the coding sequence ATGGATTTAGCATCGTTTATAGGATTTTTCGGAGCTTTTGCTATTATCTTGATGGGCGGTATTCTCGGAGGATCCGCAAGCGGGTTCTTTCACTTGCCATCAGTATTTATTACTGTCGGAGGCTCTTATCTCACGCTCTTTTTAGCTTACCCTCTTTCATACACACTCGGTATCTTTAAAGTATGCGCACGAGTTTTTAAATCTGCCGATTTCCATGAAAAAGAAATTGTGCAGCGTCTGTATGCGCTTGCGGAAAAAAGCCGAAGAACGGGTTTGCTCGCTTTGGAAGAAGAGATTCAAGACTTTGATGATGAGTTTATGCGGACGGGGCTTCGAAATGTTGTTGACGGCATTGACGGAGAAGCAATTCGAAACTTAATGGAAAATGAATTGAGCCATATGGAAGAGCGGCATAACCGATGGATATCTTTTATAAATGCATGGGCAACCTTAGCGCCTGGCTACGGAATGTTAGGTACCGTTATGGGGCTTATCGGTATGTTGATGGCATTGGAAGACAAAAGCAGCTTGGGTCAGAATATGGCGGTCGCGCTTGTTACTACCCTTTACGGTTCGCTGATGGCAAACTGGCTTCTTATCCCTATGGCAACAAAACTCGGACTTCAGCATGAAGCGGAAGTAAAGTCAAAAGAAATGATTATTGAAGGAGTCTTAGCCATTCAGGCAGGAGACCACCCAAGAATTTTAGCCCAGCGTTTGTTGGTATATCTCAATCCGAAAGATAAAAGAGAGCTGGAAGCGGAATTGATTAAGGATTAA
- the motB gene encoding flagellar motor protein MotB: MARKKKQAAGASSGWLTTYSDMVTLMLCFFVMVYNPSDVDITILQSMAASISGDPTGGGQSVSIGRLADLGNTINAMPSLEKGKKLGTALKKAVSLFAPEIKTNKIAVTSDERGLVISLAADAFFHRDSSDLDIEETRESLLHIARFLSDKELEGRRFRVEGHTSTSEVAASKEIDDWQLSSQRAINVLHYLTDFGAEESRFSVAGYADTRPKASNDTAEGRAYNRRVDIIILDEGHF, translated from the coding sequence ATGGCAAGGAAAAAAAAGCAAGCTGCGGGAGCGTCGTCCGGTTGGCTGACAACATATTCCGATATGGTTACACTTATGCTTTGTTTTTTTGTTATGGTTTACAACCCATCGGATGTAGACATTACTATTTTGCAAAGTATGGCCGCAAGCATTAGTGGAGATCCTACCGGCGGGGGGCAGTCGGTTTCTATCGGAAGGCTGGCAGATTTGGGAAATACTATAAATGCAATGCCCTCGCTTGAAAAAGGAAAAAAACTCGGCACCGCATTAAAAAAAGCTGTTTCCTTATTTGCTCCCGAAATTAAAACAAATAAAATTGCGGTTACGAGTGATGAGCGCGGTTTAGTTATTTCTCTTGCGGCGGATGCTTTTTTCCATCGAGATTCATCCGATTTGGATATTGAAGAAACAAGAGAAAGTCTTCTTCATATTGCACGGTTTTTATCCGATAAAGAATTAGAAGGTAGACGGTTTAGAGTGGAAGGACATACATCCACTTCTGAAGTAGCTGCGAGCAAGGAAATAGATGATTGGCAGCTTTCTTCACAACGGGCTATCAATGTTTTGCATTATCTTACGGATTTCGGTGCTGAAGAAAGCAGGTTTTCAGTTGCCGGTTATGCGGATACTCGCCCTAAAGCATCAAATGATACAGCGGAAGGGAGAGCTTATAACAGGCGAGTAGATATAATTATTCTGGACGAAGGACATTTTTAA
- a CDS encoding flagellar basal body-associated FliL family protein, giving the protein MADNEKIGGITDELDEHLTTPPVKKAGFLPILLKWIVVVLAAVIFIVTVVVITVNFMSRRGANHTAYPVSEEYQRDTRELLQFYDMGIIRTNSADTIPAPIVVNVAIGYPMNDKATQQELSGRVIELKDFLRSFFQKKTAAELRQEQKIKIEIRNEINDNILSKTKIKDIRFTQYDILEP; this is encoded by the coding sequence ATGGCAGATAATGAAAAAATAGGCGGAATTACTGACGAGCTTGATGAACATCTGACAACGCCTCCCGTTAAAAAAGCAGGGTTTTTACCTATTCTGCTCAAATGGATTGTGGTGGTGCTGGCGGCGGTAATTTTTATCGTAACGGTTGTTGTTATTACCGTTAACTTTATGTCAAGACGCGGTGCTAACCATACTGCATATCCTGTTTCCGAAGAATACCAGCGGGATACGCGAGAGCTGCTGCAATTCTATGACATGGGCATAATCAGAACGAATTCGGCAGATACGATCCCTGCACCGATTGTGGTGAATGTTGCGATTGGTTATCCGATGAATGACAAGGCAACGCAACAAGAGCTTTCAGGTCGCGTTATAGAGTTAAAAGATTTCTTGCGTTCTTTCTTTCAGAAAAAAACAGCTGCAGAATTACGCCAAGAACAAAAAATTAAGATTGAAATACGGAATGAAATAAACGATAATATTTTATCAAAAACAAAAATAAAAGATATTCGTTTTACTCAGTATGACATATTAGAACCATAA
- the fliM gene encoding flagellar motor switch protein FliM — translation MTEVLSQDEIDQLLTAISSGDTDTEDFRPVNDTRKIKIYDFKRPDKFSKEQMRTLSLMHETFARLTTTSLSAQLRSMVHVHVASVDQLTYEEFIRSIPTPTTIAVINMDPLKGNAILEIDPSVTFSIIDRLFGGTGQGTKVQRDLTDIENSVMEGVIVRILANVREAWTQVIDLRPRLGQIETNPQFTQIVPPSEMVVLVTLETKVGDEEGMMNFCIPYITIEPIISKLSSQFWFSSVRRSSTTQYMGVLKDKLSTVDMDVVAEVGFLNLSVRDVLSLRIGDVIRLKDTHVGDPFTLSVGNRKKFLCQPGVVGKKVAVQILNKIEDITQEEFEEMSADEEDLYE, via the coding sequence ATGACGGAAGTATTATCACAGGACGAAATTGACCAGCTTCTCACTGCAATAAGCTCAGGCGATACTGATACCGAAGATTTTCGACCGGTAAATGATACTCGTAAAATTAAAATATACGATTTCAAGCGACCGGATAAATTCTCTAAAGAGCAAATGCGAACTCTTTCGCTTATGCATGAAACCTTTGCACGTTTGACAACAACCTCTTTATCAGCTCAGCTGCGCAGTATGGTGCATGTGCATGTTGCTTCCGTAGATCAGCTCACGTATGAAGAGTTTATTCGTTCTATCCCGACGCCTACAACCATTGCGGTTATTAACATGGATCCGTTAAAGGGAAATGCCATTTTGGAAATAGATCCATCGGTAACGTTTTCCATTATTGATCGTCTTTTCGGAGGAACCGGTCAGGGAACAAAGGTTCAACGGGATTTAACCGATATCGAAAACTCTGTTATGGAAGGGGTTATTGTACGAATTCTTGCAAACGTCCGTGAAGCGTGGACACAGGTTATTGATCTTCGCCCGCGTTTGGGACAGATTGAAACCAACCCTCAGTTTACACAAATCGTACCGCCTTCTGAAATGGTTGTTTTGGTTACGCTTGAAACAAAGGTCGGTGATGAAGAAGGAATGATGAATTTCTGTATCCCCTATATTACGATAGAGCCGATTATTTCAAAGCTTTCAAGCCAGTTCTGGTTTTCATCGGTACGCAGAAGCTCCACAACTCAATATATGGGAGTTTTAAAAGACAAACTTTCAACGGTTGATATGGATGTGGTGGCAGAGGTTGGCTTTTTGAATTTATCCGTTCGAGATGTTTTAAGTTTGCGTATTGGAGATGTAATCCGACTAAAAGATACTCATGTAGGAGACCCTTTTACACTAAGCGTCGGCAATAGAAAAAAATTTTTGTGTCAGCCCGGTGTAGTGGGAAAAAAAGTTGCGGTACAAATATTGAACAAAATAGAAGATATTACTCAAGAAGAATTTGAAGAAATGTCTGCGGATGAGGAGGATTTATATGAGTGA
- the fliN gene encoding flagellar motor switch protein FliN — MSDGSISQDEIDALLSGVDMGGFGGASEAKSSKLSDFQKSTLENFLSENVASFAANLESMTGKSAAVENPVIEILNRDAFLRNVPEMAVATLIDFDKGLSGEHVFLMAPEFAQKLVSLVTHEENTKIDDMALSIVSETISQYVGTELTSLAAKGVKDVSTIPAESVNVPKAMVRLPQHDMGVFTYKIKIDDTQYTLWEVMPEKLIHELVEKIGGTDPSTQAGVQPDMQMGGFQPGGMNMQTGNPQMPGMNMQMGIPQQMNGMQQGGMIMPGINPNVQSVQFQPLQNVPVGTEQGNIGLIMDVYMEVTVELGRTRMIIKDILGMGEGHIIELDKLAGEPVDILVNHKPIAKGEVVVIDENFGVRVTEILSPVERIADI, encoded by the coding sequence ATGAGTGACGGTTCAATTTCTCAAGATGAAATAGATGCTTTACTGTCCGGTGTTGATATGGGCGGTTTTGGCGGTGCCTCTGAGGCGAAATCTTCAAAACTGTCTGATTTTCAAAAAAGCACATTAGAAAATTTTCTGTCTGAAAACGTTGCTTCTTTTGCTGCGAATTTAGAGTCCATGACGGGAAAGTCCGCCGCAGTTGAGAACCCTGTTATAGAAATATTAAATAGAGACGCTTTTCTTCGTAATGTTCCTGAAATGGCGGTTGCAACACTCATTGATTTTGATAAAGGTCTTTCAGGTGAACACGTATTCCTTATGGCACCGGAATTTGCTCAAAAGTTGGTAAGTTTGGTAACCCATGAAGAAAATACAAAAATAGATGATATGGCTCTTTCCATTGTCAGTGAGACAATTTCACAATATGTAGGGACGGAGTTAACATCGCTTGCGGCTAAGGGAGTAAAAGATGTTTCGACCATTCCGGCGGAGTCTGTTAATGTTCCGAAAGCAATGGTGCGTCTTCCCCAGCACGACATGGGCGTTTTTACCTATAAAATTAAAATTGATGACACCCAATATACACTTTGGGAGGTTATGCCGGAGAAACTTATACATGAGCTTGTCGAAAAAATAGGCGGTACAGACCCTTCAACTCAAGCGGGGGTGCAGCCGGACATGCAAATGGGAGGTTTCCAACCAGGAGGAATGAATATGCAAACAGGAAACCCTCAAATGCCCGGAATGAATATGCAAATGGGCATACCGCAGCAGATGAACGGTATGCAGCAGGGCGGAATGATCATGCCGGGGATCAATCCAAATGTACAATCGGTACAGTTTCAGCCGTTACAGAATGTTCCTGTAGGAACCGAGCAAGGAAATATCGGTCTTATCATGGATGTTTACATGGAAGTAACTGTAGAGCTTGGTCGTACTCGAATGATTATTAAAGATATTCTCGGTATGGGAGAAGGTCATATTATTGAGCTTGACAAGCTTGCAGGAGAGCCGGTTGATATTTTAGTGAACCATAAGCCGATTGCAAAGGGCGAAGTTGTTGTTATTGATGAAAACTTCGGTGTTCGCGTAACTGAAATTTTATCTCCTGTGGAGCGTATTGCCGATATATAA
- a CDS encoding flagellar biosynthetic protein FliO has protein sequence MYLCSYKLRISAILLLLIFFATVELPNICAESSDLQSTAQTENTDEKDIVLTPPQEDSLPIAPSASRQNSASPSFLLLKLIGILLLVCALVYFAVKFIKKYSGITAEEDPFLKKVAFLPLAQGKSIQVITLLDNAYIIGVSENNVSLIEKVENKELVDAMNLAADENNPSQNADFSAMLGRLLPSLKKQKKENPSTSDFLTEQRDKLRQSKFGKYGAGEEDDRV, from the coding sequence ATGTATTTATGCTCATATAAATTGCGCATATCGGCAATTCTCTTGTTGCTCATATTTTTTGCGACAGTAGAACTGCCGAATATATGTGCAGAGTCTTCCGATTTGCAAAGCACTGCTCAAACAGAAAATACGGATGAAAAAGATATTGTCCTGACTCCTCCGCAAGAAGATTCCTTGCCGATCGCTCCGAGTGCTTCACGGCAAAATTCGGCATCTCCTTCTTTTCTTTTATTAAAACTTATCGGAATTTTATTATTAGTTTGCGCGCTTGTATACTTTGCCGTGAAATTTATTAAAAAATATTCCGGAATAACCGCAGAGGAAGATCCTTTTTTAAAAAAAGTTGCGTTTTTACCGCTTGCGCAAGGCAAATCAATACAGGTGATTACGTTACTGGACAACGCATATATTATCGGTGTTTCCGAAAACAATGTTTCTCTTATTGAAAAAGTTGAAAACAAAGAGTTGGTAGATGCAATGAATCTTGCCGCCGATGAAAACAATCCTTCTCAGAATGCGGATTTTTCCGCAATGTTGGGAAGACTTCTGCCATCATTGAAGAAACAAAAAAAAGAGAACCCGTCTACAAGCGATTTTTTAACAGAGCAAAGAGATAAACTGCGTCAATCTAAATTCGGAAAATACGGGGCAGGTGAAGAGGACGATCGGGTATGA